The region ATCAGCCCATTCTTCCAAGCGCGCGTCGCTGATCGTGCCGTTCGTGCAAAGGATGACGACAGGCTCATTCAGGACGGCCGCCACTTTTTGCTTGTCCGATCGCCCTTCCACAATAATCACTTTTTCCACGCGTCGCATGTCCGACCCACCTAACTTCGAAAGGAGATACGATATTGTATGCCCCGCGCCGGCGAAAGGTGGAAAAAAGAAAAGCAACGGCATCGCACCGTTGCCTTTCAACACCAGCCCGCTTCCCCGTCGCAGTCGACATATTTTTGGTCCGGTTCAACGGTAGCGGTCACCTGTTTGAAAATTCGCCCGTTTTGTTCGATATATCCATGTTTCAACGGGACGGCCGCCGGAAGCGGAAGGCGCCCGATGAGCTCTCCTTCCTCGTACAAGTCCAGCGAGCGGCCGTTCAGTTTGCCGATGATCCGGTCCGTGACATCCATGTGCTTCGTTTGCAACACCACAGCGAGCACCCCTTTTTCATCAAATTCCGGTATGTATAGAGTGCCCGAATCGAAGCGAAGATTGCAGGAACGTTTATCCTTCGTTGATCATCGCTTCGTACTGCTCAGCCGTCAACAAGTGGTCCATTTCGCTCAAATCGTTCGGTTTGACGACGATCATCCACGCTTTGTCATAGGGCGATTCGTTCACGTACTCCGGATGGTCGTTCAACGCCTCATTCACTTCAACGACCGTGCCGCTGATCGGCGCATACAATTCCGAGACCGTTTTCACCGATTCAACGCTGCCGAACGGCTCGTTGGCCGCAACCTCTGCGCCCACTTCCGGCAGCTCGACAAAGACGATGTCGCCAAGCTCCGATTGGGCGTAATCCGTAATGCCGATGCGCACGTTCTCTCCTTCCACGCGCACCCATTCATGCTCCTTTGTGTAACGAAGTTCTTTCGGCGTGTTCATCGAATCCCTCCATCGCGACAAAATGTATCCTTTTTCATCATAACCGATTTTCCGCAAAAACTCACTGAATTCACCCGATTTTGCAAAAATTTTTATGCCTTCTTGGCGAAAAACGCCTCGTATTCTTGTTCGCGAAAGCCCACGACAACCCGCTCGCCGTCCGTCAAAATCGGCCGTTTGACGAGCATCCCGTCCGAGGCGAGCCAATCGAGCATCTCGTCTTCCGATGCGCGATCGAGCTTGTCCTTCAAGCCAAGTTCGCGGTATTTCATGCCGCTCGTATTGAAAAATTTTTTGAGCGGCAGCCCGCTTTTCCGGTGCAGTTCAGCGAGCTCTTCTTTCGTCAGCGGTTCGTCAACCAAATGCACCGTTTGCACCTCAACGCCGTGTTCATCCAACCATTTTTTCGCCTTCCGGCACGTGCCGCATTTTGGATACCAATAGAGCGTCAACGCCATAGCCACCCCTCCCTTCAAATGATGGATCAACCAACCGCCGCGTGCCGCGCCCCTCTTTGAAATGATGGATCGACGATCGCGGCGCGGCAAGCCTGTCTTGGCGTCTGGCCCGCCCGAATGAAATGCCCATCAAGCAAAAAGTACCAAGCCACAGCTTGGTACTTCCTATTATCACACAATATACCGTTCTGCTTCAATGAGCGCGGCGGCCGCTTCGCGTTTTTTCGCGATCACGTTGATCGGCGTATGGCGCGTCAGCCGGCGGAGCGCGGCGAGCATCATTCGCAGCGTGTCGCCTTGTTCGACGGCGACGAGCGTTTCTTTCGCATGGGCTTCAATTTCATTGAACGCCTCTTGGCAGAAAATTTGCGTATAAAGAAGTTTTTGTTTGTTTTTCTCTTCCCCGCTCGCGTTGATCGCTTTTTCCGTGCGCAAGAGCGCTGATTCCATCGCATAAATGTTCGAGACGATGTCGGCGATGTTCACAAGCACTTCTTGCTCTTCTTCAATGCGCTGGCCGTATTTTTGCGCCGCTAAGCCAGCGACCATCAAGGCGATTTTTTTCGCGTTGCGCACGAGATATTTTTCTTGTTCGAGCACGCCCGAACCCGGTTCCTCGGCCGTCATCATCATCAGTTCTTCCTGAAGCTGCTGCGCTTTTTGGAAAAGCGGCAGCTCTCCTTTTAACGCCTTTTTCAAATACATGCCCGGCACGAGCA is a window of Geobacillus kaustophilus DNA encoding:
- a CDS encoding YusG family protein; translation: MVLQTKHMDVTDRIIGKLNGRSLDLYEEGELIGRLPLPAAVPLKHGYIEQNGRIFKQVTATVEPDQKYVDCDGEAGWC
- the gcvH gene encoding glycine cleavage system protein GcvH produces the protein MNTPKELRYTKEHEWVRVEGENVRIGITDYAQSELGDIVFVELPEVGAEVAANEPFGSVESVKTVSELYAPISGTVVEVNEALNDHPEYVNESPYDKAWMIVVKPNDLSEMDHLLTAEQYEAMINEG
- a CDS encoding arsenate reductase family protein; the protein is MALTLYWYPKCGTCRKAKKWLDEHGVEVQTVHLVDEPLTKEELAELHRKSGLPLKKFFNTSGMKYRELGLKDKLDRASEDEMLDWLASDGMLVKRPILTDGERVVVGFREQEYEAFFAKKA